The Staphylococcus sp. 17KM0847 DNA segment CCTGAACGTTTACGTCAATATATTGGACAAGCAGCTATTAAATCAAATTTAGAAGTCTTTATTCAAGCAGCAAAGTTACGACAAGAGCCGTTAGATCATGTACTCTTATTTGGACCTCCGGGATTAGGTAAGACGACATTGTCACATATTATCGCAAATGAAATGGATGTTAATATGCGCACTGTTTCGGGACCTTCTATCGAAAGACCGGGGGATTTAGCAGCTATTTTGACAGGCTTACAACCCGGAGATGTACTTTTTATCGATGAGATACATCGCTTGAGCAGTGTTGTTGAAGAAGTATTGTATCCTGCGATGGAAGATTTTTTCTTAGATATTATTGTTGGAAAAGGCGAAGAAGCAAGAAGTATTCGAATTGATTTACCACCATTTACTTTAGTTGGTGCAACAACCCGAGCGGGTAGCTTAACCAGTCCTCTACGTGATCGTTTTGGCGTGCATTTACGATTGGAGTATTACAGTGATGAGGATTTACAGCATATTATCACGCGTACAGCAGAAGTCCTCGGAACATCTATTGATCAAGAGAGTGCACGTGAGATTGCTAAGCGCAGTAGAGGTACACCACGTATCGCTAATCGTCTGTTGAAAAGAATACGTGATTTTCAACAAGTCAACCAAGATGATATGATTTATATTGATACGACTAAGCATGCGTTACAGTTGTTACAAGTAGATGATCAAGGATTAGATTATATCGATCATAAGATGATGGCATGTATTATTGAACAGTATAATGGAGGTCCTGTTGGCTTGGATACGATTGCAGTGTCTATCGGAGAAGAACGTGTGACGATTGAAGATGTATATGAGCCGTTTTTGATTCAAAAAGGATTTTTAGAGCGGACACCACGTGGTCGAAAAGCAACACCATTTGCATATGAACACTTTCATGATTTTAAAGAGTAAGGAGTAAACATCTTGAATATAGAAGCGTTTGATTATGATTTACCGGAGTCTTTAATTGCTCAGACCCCCTTAAAAGCAAGAGATACAAGTCGATTATTATTTTTGAATAAAACTACTGGAGACATAGAAGACTTACATTTTAAAGATATATTACGTTTTTTCCGTCCGGGTGATACACTCGTCCTAAATGATACTAAAGTGATGCCAGCTCGACTATTCGGTGTCAAAGTCGAAACGAATGCACAAGTCGAAATGCTTATGCTCACACAAATAGAAGGTAATGACTGGGAAGTATTATTAAAACCGGCGAAGCGTATTAAAGTAGGTCAATCATTGAGTTTCGGTGATGGTAAAATTATAGCAACATGTATTAAAACGTTAGAGCAAGGGGGTAGGGTGATGCGTCTAACCTATGATGGGATATTGCAAGAAAGGTTAGATGAGTTAGGTGAAATGCCACTCCCACCATATATAAAAGAGCGACTAGATGATAAGGATCGCTATCAAACTGTATATGCGAAAGAAACAGGTTCAGCTGCTGCCCCCACTGCTGGGTTACATTTTACGGATACATTATTAGAAGAAGTGCAAAATAAAGGTGTCCGCCTAGCTTTTGTTACATTACATGTAGGATTGGGGACATTTCGCCCAGTGAGTGTTGAAAATATAGATGATCATAAAATGCACAGTGAATATTATACTGTGTCACAAGAAACAGCTGATTTATTAAACCAAACACATGCAGAAGGTCATCGTATCATTTCAGTAGGCACGACAACGACGCGCACACTAGAAACGATTCGCCGTGATTATGATACTTTTGTAGCAACGAGTGGCTGGACAGATATTTTTATTTATCCGGGTTTTGAATTTAAAGCAATAGATGGCTTGATTACGAATTTTCACTTGCCTAAGTCTACACTTGTGATGCTCGTTTCTGCATTCAGTACACGTCAATATGTCTTGAACGCCTATCGACATGCTGTTCAAGAGGGGTACCGTTTTTTTAGTTTTGGTGACGCGATGATTATAATTTAGTATTAAGGAGAGAAAAGGATGCCAGCAGTTACTTATGAACATATTAAAACGTGTAAACAATCAGGTGCACGTCTTGGTATTGTTCACACACCACATGGTTCATTCGAAACGCCGATGTTTATGCCAGTTGGTACAAAAGCGACGGTTAAAACAATGAGTCCAGAAGAACTCAAAGAAATGAATACGAAAATATTATTAGGGAATACGTACCACTTATGGTTACAGCCAGGCAATGATATTGTCAAACAAGCAGGTGGTTTGCACAAGTTTATGAACTGGGATGGTCCGATTTTGACGGATTCAGGCGGTTTCCAAGTATTTAGTTTAAGCAACTTGCGTAAGATCACAGAAGAAGGTGTTGAATTTCGCCATCATACAAATGGTTCTAAATTATTTTTATCACCTGAAGATTCCATACAAATTCAAAATGATTTAGGCTCAGATATTATTATGGCATTTGATGAGTGTCCACCTATGCCAGCAGAATATAAATATGTCAAAGATTCATTGGAACGTACGACACGTTGGGCTGCACGTTGTAAGGCAGCACATCAGCGTCCAGAAGATCAAGCATTATTTGGCATTATTCAAGGCGGCGAATATAAAGATTTGCGTCAACAATCGGCAGAAGCACTTGTAGACCTTGATTTTCCGGGGTATGCTATTGGTGGCTTATCTGTGGGTGAGCCTAAGCCTGTAATGTATGAGATGGTAGAACATACTGAGCAATTTATGCCTAAAGATAAACCGCGCTATTTAATGGGCGTGGGTTCACCAGATGCATTGATTGAGTGCAGTATTCGAGGTATGGATATGTTTGATTGTGTATTACCGACACGTATTGCACGTAATGGTACTTGTATGACTTCTCAAGGACGTCTTGTTGTCAAGAATGCTAAGTTTAAAGATGATTTTAGACCTTTAGATGAAAATTGCGATTGTTATACATGTAAAAATTATACACGTGCCTATTTACGTCATTTAATTAAAGCTGATGAAACTTTTGGAATACGCCTTACTACTTATCACAATTTACATTTTCTGTTAAAATTGATGGAGGACATTAGGCAAGCTATTCGAGAGGATCGTCTTTTAGATTTTAAAGAGGACTTTTTTGAGCAATATGGTCTAAATGTTGAAAACCCTAAAAATTTTTAGATAGGAGTATGATTTATGTCTTCACTTATTAGTTTATTGCCACTAATATTATTATTTGTAGTTATGTGGTTCTTTATGATTCGCCCACAACAAAAACGTGCAAAAGAGCATCGTGAAATGGTGGAACAATTACAATCTGGTCAACGTGTTACAACAATTGGCGGTATCAAAGGAACAGTGCGTGCTGTGGATGAAACGACAGCAGTGCTTACTGTCAATGGTAAAGGTACAGAAATGACGTTTGAAAAGCAAGCGATTAAACAAGTTGACCCTTCATAATAATAGCAAACATCTATGAATGTAAATGAGAAGGGAAGGGCTGGGACAAAATGACTTGTTCCAGCCTATCTCATTGGTTTGAGTGGTCATGAAAGACGTACATCCCTATTATTAAAAATGTATGAGAAATAAATGAGGTGTTTATGTGAAAAAGATAAGTAGGTTGGTTGCCTTTTTTATATTAGTTGCATTGCTTTTTGGTGTGATGACAACAACGTATAAAAGTGTGGTCAAAGATGTAAACTTAGGGCTAGATCTTCAAGGTGGTTTTGAAGTGCTTTATCAAGTTGACCCGCTACAAAAAGGTGACAAAATAGATAATACAGCAGTAGAGTCCACGGCTAAAACATTAGAACGACGTGTCAATGTACTCGGTGTTTCTGAACCTAAAATTCAAGTGGAAGATAAAAACCGTATTCGTGTACAGTTGGCAGGTGTTAAAGATCAAAATCAAGCACGTAAAATTTTATCGTCACAAGCCAATTTAACAATTCGTGATGCAGACGATAAAGTGTTGTTAACAGGTAAAGACTTAGTACAAGGTTCTGCCAAACAAGAGTTCAAACAAAATACGAATGCACCTGCTGTTACGTTTAAATTAAAAGACAGTAAAAAGTTTGGTAAAGTCACAGAAGAAATCTCAAAAAAAGATGAAAATGTGATGGTTGTATGGTTGGATTTCAAAAAAGGTGACAGCTATCAAGATGAAAAAACAAAAGAAGATCCTAAATATATTTCAGCTGCTACTGTCGATCAACCTATTAATTCATCAAACGTTGAAATCTCTGGTGGTTTCCAAGGTGAACAAGGTATTGTAGAAGCAAAACAAATTGCAGACTTACTCAATTCAGGTTCACTCCCTGTTGATTTAAAAGAAATTTATTCAACATCTGTCGGTGCGCAATTTGGTCAAGATGCTTTAGATAAAACTATTTTTGCATCTGTATTAGGTATTGGTGTCATTTTCTTATTTATGTTGATGTTCTATCATATCCCAGGTGCGATAGCAGTGATTACACTGACAACATATATTTATTTAACCATGGTTGCTTTTAACTTTATTGGTGGTGTATTAACACTCCCTGGTTTAGCTGCACTTGTACTCGGTGTAGGGATGGCTGTTGATGCCAATATCATCATGTATGAACGTATTAAAGATGAAATTCGTATAGGACGAACGTTGAAACAAGCCTATAAAAAAGCAAATAAAAGTTCATTTATTACGATTTTAGATGCGAACTTAACAACGGTACTCGCTGCAACGGTACTCTTTTTCTTTGGTGAGAGTTCAGTTAAAGGTTTTGCAACAATGCTTTTACTCGCCATCCTAATGAGTTTCGTAACAGCCGTTTTCTTAACGCGTATTTTATTATCATTGCTTGTTCACTCAAACTTCTTCAAAAAGAAAATGTGGTTATTTGGTGTTAAACGTAAACAAATTCATGATATTAACGAAGGTTATGATGTACCAGACTTACATACACCATATGACAAAATCGACTTTATGAAGTTAGCAAAGCCATTGTTTGCATTGAGTGGCATAGTGATTATTGCAGGTGTAGTGATTCTTTCTATCTTCAAATTAAACTTAGGTATCGACTTTACTTCTGGGACACGTGCGGACTTCCAAGCAGATCAACCTTTGAAGCAAGTCCAAATTGAGAAAAAATTAGAAGATATTGACCTTAAACCTAATCAAATGTCTATTGGTGGTAATCATGATCAAAATGTTTCTATGCAATACAAACATGATTTGACTAAAGAAGAAATTGCTAAGCTCAAAGATACATTGAGCGATGAATATAAAGGCGAATTATCAGTAAATACCGTATCGCCAACTATTGGTCAAGAGTTAGCGAAAAACGCTATGATGGCTGTATTGATTGCATCCATCGGTATGATTATTTATATTACATTGCGATTTGAATGGCGAATGGGTATTTCTTCTATTATTTCGCTATTGCATGATGCTTTTATGATTATTGCTGTCTTTAGTTTGTTGCGTTTAGAAGTGGATATTACATTTATCGCAGCAGTATTAACTATTATCGGTTATTCAATCAATGATACAATTGTTACGTTTGACCGTGTGCGTGAGATGTTAACGAATATTAAAGTGATTACAAAGGCAGAACAAATCGACTATATTGTTAATAGTTCAATTCGACAAACATTAACACGTTCGATTAATACAGTATTGACTGTTGTGGTTGTGGTGGTTGCACTGTTATTATTCGGTGCATCAAGTATTTTTAATTTCTCATTAGCTTTACTCATTGGTTTATTATCAGGTGTATATTCATCAATCTTTATCGCCGTACCATTATGGGGAATGTTGAAGAAAAGAGAATTGCGTAAATCTGAAAACCATAAACTTGTTGTATACAAACGCAAACGTACAAATGAAGAGAAAGTATTAGTTTGATTTATAGAAATGAGCATGTAACAATACAATGTTGCATGCTCATTTCTATGGTTTGAGAGAACGAATATTGTTATTTGATCATATGATGAATAACTTGCTAGGCTTTATCTTACTTTAATAAGTGATACTTTTTATTTCATGTTATTTCGTATATAATACCTGTGTGTAGAAAGAGGCAGATAAATATGATACGACCAAAATATCAATGGCTTACAAGTCATAATGACCAAACAATCAGTCAGGATGTTATTCAACAATTTAATATTACGCCAATTATGCAACACATTTTGGAAGGAAAAGGGATTGTAAGTGAACATGAGATTGCACAATTGTTAGCACCTGATACGCAACATGATGTTCATTTATTAAGTGATATTTCTAAAGCTGTTACACGTATTCAGCAAGCAATCGATGAAGAGGCCCCGATTCTTGTTTACGGTGATTATGATGCAGACGGTGTCACTTCAACAACCATTATGGTAGATGCCTTACGCCGATTAGGTGCAGTTGTTGGCTGGTATATTCCAAATCGCTTTACAGAGGGATACGGTCCGAGTGAACATGCTTTTCGCAATGCTGTTGATGAAGGGGTCTCATTGATTATTACCGTTGATAACGGCATTCAAGGACATCACGAAATTGATATTGTACAGTCACTCGGGGTAGATGTTATTGTGACAGACCATCATGAAATCGGTGAAACACTTCCGAATGCATATGCGATTGTTCATCCTATGCATCCAGAATATAACTATCCATGTCGCCATTTATGTGGTGCTGGTGTGGCACTTAAAGTAGCAGAGGCGCTATTGCAACATGACATTCCTCATACCTATTGGGGGCTTGCAGCAATTGGGACAGTAGCTGACTTAGTACCACTTACAGATGAAAATCGCTTAATTGTTAAAAGAGGTTTACAATACTTAAATGAGCACAGACCCCTCTCTATTACGGCACTGCTTAAAGAGGCAAGCTATGAAGATGAGATTACAGAAGAGACAATAGGCTTTTTAATAGGACCTCGATTAAATGCAGTAGGGAGATTAGAAGATGCGCAACTTGCTGTTGAGTTGCTGATGGCAGAAGATGAAGAAGAGGCACACTTTTTAGCGGAACAAGTAGCACACTTTAATCAGGAGCGTAAAGATATCGTAAGCCAAATTGCTGAAGAAGCTTTAGCTATGGCAGAAGATTATGTCGAACGTGGGGATCGCTTTTTAGTGTTAGCCCAACGAGATTGGCATGAAGGGGTATTGGGTATTGTTGCTTCACGAATTGTTGAAACATATCACTTACCTACAATGGTATTAAATATAGATGAAAGCCAAGCACACGCAAAAGGCTCTGCTCGTAGTATTGAGCAAGTTTCAATGTTCGAGGCACTTTCTCAGCAGTCTGATTGGATCGATAAGTTCGGTGGACACCACATGGCTGCAGGTTTAACGTTATCCATTGAAAATATAGAAGTATTACGTCAAAATCTAAACAAATGGATGGATAAACAATATGAAGGTGTTTCGTTACAGCCGACACAATCTGTAGATGCTGTATTGGCCGTTGAAGATATTACTGTTGACAATATTCAAGCACTCAATCGCTTGCGTCCGTTTGGTACAGGGTTTCAAAAGCCTATTTTACAACTCAATCATATGCCAATTAAACAGGTCAAGGCGATTGGTCAACAACAAAACCATCTTAAAGTCTCTTTTGATGTACAACAAAACTTACAAGGACTATATTGGAATCAAGGTGCATTAGCTGGTGAATTGATGGTAGGTCAAACGATTGATGTCATCGGAGCGTTACAAGTTAATGAATGGAATGGCAACCGTTCAGCGCAAATGGTATTAACAGATATTGCAAGTGATGAGCGCCAAATCTTAGATTATCGCAGTAAAAGTAAAAAGTTGCCACATTTTGATGATGACGCTCAGGTTTGCTACTGCATTCACCCAAGTCGTGATAAAAAGAAAGAAAACGAGTTTTATTATGGTGAGTCAATACCCGAAATGTATGATAAATGTGTTCTACTCGACTTACCATTGACGATGGAAGACTTTAGAGCAGCATTTCAAAATTTATCAGCTTCGCAAATTTACCTCGTTTTTGCACATGAGCGTTCGATTTATTTTGAAGGTATGCCACCAAAAGCACAGTTCAAAGCATGTTATAAAGCAATATTGCAAAGAGGCAAAACCAATCTTGCACAAGAGGGTGTTGCTTTATGTCAGCATTTGAACATCAAACCGGACATGCTTAAATTTATCTTAAAAGTTTTTCTCGACTTAAATCTTATTACACAAAAAGATGGTATAATTGAAGTGGTAACACAGTCTGATAAACGTGATATTACATCAAGTCGAGTCTATCAAGCACGTTTACAGCGTATGGAAGTAGAAAAATATTTACTTTATGATGAATTTCGTGCAGTGCAAGTTGCAATCGAAAAAGAACTGTCACGTGCGAATTAGGAGGATATACATGGACTTAAAACAATATGTGTCTGAAGTACAAGACTGGCCTAAAAAAGGTGTAAGTTTTAAAGATATCACAACGATTATGGATAATGGTGAAGCGTATGGTTATGCAACCGACCAAATCGTTAAATATGCAAAAGAAAAAAATGTAGATATTGTCGTTGGTCCAGAGGCGCGAGGGTTTATTATTGGTTGCCCAGTCGCTTATGCAATGGGGATTGGCTTTGCACCCGTACGCAAAGAAGGCAAACTCCCACGAGAAGTGATTCGTTATGAATATGATTTGGAATATGGCAGTAATGTCCTGACTATGCATGCAGATGCCATTAAACCCGGACAACGTGTACTCATTACAGATGATTTATTGGCAACAGGTGGAACGATTGAAGCGGCGATTCGATTAGTGGAACAACAGGGTGGTATTGTCGCAGGTATCGCATTTATTATCGAGCTTGCTTATTTAAAAGGAATGGATAAAATTAAAGACTACGATGTGATGTGTTTGATTTCATATGACGAATAAACTACTGTCGTTGTATTGAAATATTACAATCGAAAAGATATCAGCCCTTGCTATATAGATGTAGCAAGGGTTTTTCATTGATATAAGAAATGATACATAAGTGAGAGTTGAACATATAAAGAAATTTTGAGTACTTGAAATATGTATTGTTTTTATTGTACTTATGCTATGCATGAAAAATCAGATTTTATACTTCATCTTTGAAACATGATAAGATAAAAAGATACGTCATATAGTTCAATTATGATTACGCATGTAGTATGATAGAAGTATTATTGATAACGTCGGGGGTGTCCACATGAACAACGAATATCCATATAGTGCGGATGAGGTGCTACATAAAGCTAAAACATATCTTAGTGAGGAGCAGTATGCCTATGTATTAAAAAGTTATCATATCGCATACAAAGCACATGAAGGACAATTTCGTAAAAACGGCTTGCCATATATTATGCATCCAATCCAAGTGGCAGGCATATTAACAGAGATGCATTTAGATGGACCAACGATTGTAGCGGGATTTCTACATGATGTGATAGAGGATACACCCTATACATTTAATGATGTTGCAGAGATGTTCAATGTAGAGATTGCGACAATTGTTGACGGTGTTACAAAGTTAAAAAAAGTAAAGTACCGTTCAAAAGAAGAACAACAGGCTGAAAATCATCGTAAATTATTTATTGCAATTGCAAAAGATGTACGTGTAATTCTTGTAAAGTTAGCGGATAGACTTCATAATATGCGAACATTACGTGCAATGCCACGTGAAAAACAAATTAGAATTTCTAAAGAAACATTAGAAATCTATGCACCACTTGCGCATCGTTTAGGGATTAATACAATTAAGTGGGAATTAGAAGATATTGCTTTACGTTATATTGATAATGTTCAATATTTTAGAATTGTCAATCTCATGAAGAAAAAACGAAGTGAAAGAGAAGCCTATATTGATAATGCAATCCAAAATATTCGTAAAGAAATGGATATTATGGATATTAATGGTGAGATCAATGGGCGTCCGAAACACATTTATAGCATTTACCGTAAAATGATAAAACAAAAAAAACAGTTTGATCAAATCTTTGACTTGTTAGCTGTACGTGTCATTGTTCATTCAATTAAAGATTGTTATGCCGTGTTAGGTCTTGTACATACATTATGGAAACCTATGCCTGGTCGTTTTAAAGATTATATTGCTATGCCCAAACAAAATATGTACCAGTCTTTGCATACAACGGTCGTAGGTCCTAATGGAGATCCGCTTGAAATCCAAATCCGTACCTTTGAAATGCATGAAATTGCAGAACATGGTGTCGCTGCACATTGGGCATATAAAGAGGGAAAACAAGTTACACAAGACAATGAAACATATAATAAAAAGCTGAATTGGTTAAAAGAAATTGCTGAAACAGATCATACTTCTTCAGACGCACAAGAATTTATTGAATCTTTGAAGTTTGATTTACAGAGTGACAAAGTATATGCTTTTACGCCTGCGAGTGATGTGATCGAATTACCATATGGTGCCGTACCGATTGATTTTGCATATGCGATTCATAGTGAAGTAGGAAATAAAATGATTGGTGCAAAGGTCAATGGTAAGATCGTACCGATTGATTATGTCCTTCAAACAGGCGATATTGTCGAAATTCGAACAAGTAAACATTCGTATGGTCCGAGTCGAGATTGGTTGAAAATTGTACGTTCATCAAGTGCTAAAAGTAAAATTAAGAGTTTCTTTAAAAAACAAGATCGTTCCTCAAATATTGAAAAAGGTAAGTTTATGATTGAAGCAGAATTGAAAGAACAAGGGTTCAAAGTCGATGAAGTATTGACGGAAGCGAACATTAAAATCGTTAATGAAAAATACAATTTTGCAAATGAATCCGACTTATACGCAGCGGTTGGTTTTGGTGGTGTCACTTCATTACAAATTGTAAATAAATTGACGGAACGTATTCGTATTGAAAATAAACAAAAAGCATTGAACCAAGCACAAGAAGTGACCAAATCTGTACCGATTAAAGATCACATCACGACGGATTCAGGTGTTTATGTTGAGGGGCTAGATAATGTATTAATCAAGTTGTCTAAATGCTGTAATCCGATACCAGGGGATAAGATTTTAGGATATATTACTAAAGGACATGGTATTAAAGTGCATCGAACAGACTGCCCGAATATCAAAAATGAAGATGAACGACTTATCGATGTAGAGTGGGTTAAATCTAAAAATGCAGCACAGAAATATCAAGTTGATTTAGAAGTGACTGCGTATGATCGCAATGGTTTACTCAATGAAGTTTTACAAGCTGTCAATAGCACGTCGAGTCATCTAATAAAAGTGTCAGGTAAGTCTGATATTGATAAAAATGCTGTTATTCATTTAAGTATTATGGTAAAAAATGTACATGAAGTGTTTAAAGTGGCAGATAAAATTAAACAACTCGGAGATATTTATACGGTCACACGAGTTTGGAATTAGGAGTGTCTCATTATGAAAATTGTCGTTCAACGTGTCAAATCAGCAGCTGTTACGAATGATACAATTCATAATCGTATTTCGACGGGGCTTTGCCTATTAGTCGGTGTAGCAGAAGGAGATACAACAGCAGATGTTGAAGTATTGTCTAAAAAAATTGCTAACGCACGTATTTTTGAAGATGAAACAGGAAAACTTAATTTAAACATTCAACAAATAAAAGGTGAAGTATTATCTATTTCTCAATTTACACTTTATGCTGATGTAAGAAAGGGGAATCGCCCCGGTTTTTCACGTGCGATGTCACCCGATGAAGCGAATGAATTATATGAGCAATTCAACGCTGCTTTACGCAATTTCGACTTGCAGGTCGAAACAGGAGCTTTTGGAACGGACATGTTAGTTGATATACAAAATGATGGACCTGTAACGATTATTTATGAAAGTGAAAATGGCAAAATTGTATGAGAAAGTTTGATAGATGGCTTAGAAACAAAAAAATAAATCCTAAGCGTGTATATATTGTTGCATTGTGTATTTTATTGTTATTAATGATTGCATTCGTTTTTATAGGATTGAATTCAGGAAATGATAAGAAGTTGCGTATGGTAGAAGATGCAGAAATACGTACGGGACCTAATGCTGCATATCCAGTACTTTATGAAGTGAAAAAAGGAGAAACATTTGACATTGTTTCGCGTCAAGGCAAATGGTTAGAAGTCATGTCATCTGATCACAAACGTAAGGGCTGGATTGCAGGATGGCATACGCAACTAGATATTAAAGAAGATGTCGATCCCAATGCACGCCCTTTGAAAAATAAAGTGATTGTCATTGATCCCGGTCATGGCGGTGGCGATCAAGGTGCATCAAGCCATACAGGGAAAAAAACTTTA contains these protein-coding regions:
- a CDS encoding adenine phosphoribosyltransferase, translating into MDLKQYVSEVQDWPKKGVSFKDITTIMDNGEAYGYATDQIVKYAKEKNVDIVVGPEARGFIIGCPVAYAMGIGFAPVRKEGKLPREVIRYEYDLEYGSNVLTMHADAIKPGQRVLITDDLLATGGTIEAAIRLVEQQGGIVAGIAFIIELAYLKGMDKIKDYDVMCLISYDE
- the tgt gene encoding tRNA guanosine(34) transglycosylase Tgt, with translation MPAVTYEHIKTCKQSGARLGIVHTPHGSFETPMFMPVGTKATVKTMSPEELKEMNTKILLGNTYHLWLQPGNDIVKQAGGLHKFMNWDGPILTDSGGFQVFSLSNLRKITEEGVEFRHHTNGSKLFLSPEDSIQIQNDLGSDIIMAFDECPPMPAEYKYVKDSLERTTRWAARCKAAHQRPEDQALFGIIQGGEYKDLRQQSAEALVDLDFPGYAIGGLSVGEPKPVMYEMVEHTEQFMPKDKPRYLMGVGSPDALIECSIRGMDMFDCVLPTRIARNGTCMTSQGRLVVKNAKFKDDFRPLDENCDCYTCKNYTRAYLRHLIKADETFGIRLTTYHNLHFLLKLMEDIRQAIREDRLLDFKEDFFEQYGLNVENPKNF
- the secDF gene encoding protein translocase subunit SecDF is translated as MKKISRLVAFFILVALLFGVMTTTYKSVVKDVNLGLDLQGGFEVLYQVDPLQKGDKIDNTAVESTAKTLERRVNVLGVSEPKIQVEDKNRIRVQLAGVKDQNQARKILSSQANLTIRDADDKVLLTGKDLVQGSAKQEFKQNTNAPAVTFKLKDSKKFGKVTEEISKKDENVMVVWLDFKKGDSYQDEKTKEDPKYISAATVDQPINSSNVEISGGFQGEQGIVEAKQIADLLNSGSLPVDLKEIYSTSVGAQFGQDALDKTIFASVLGIGVIFLFMLMFYHIPGAIAVITLTTYIYLTMVAFNFIGGVLTLPGLAALVLGVGMAVDANIIMYERIKDEIRIGRTLKQAYKKANKSSFITILDANLTTVLAATVLFFFGESSVKGFATMLLLAILMSFVTAVFLTRILLSLLVHSNFFKKKMWLFGVKRKQIHDINEGYDVPDLHTPYDKIDFMKLAKPLFALSGIVIIAGVVILSIFKLNLGIDFTSGTRADFQADQPLKQVQIEKKLEDIDLKPNQMSIGGNHDQNVSMQYKHDLTKEEIAKLKDTLSDEYKGELSVNTVSPTIGQELAKNAMMAVLIASIGMIIYITLRFEWRMGISSIISLLHDAFMIIAVFSLLRLEVDITFIAAVLTIIGYSINDTIVTFDRVREMLTNIKVITKAEQIDYIVNSSIRQTLTRSINTVLTVVVVVVALLLFGASSIFNFSLALLIGLLSGVYSSIFIAVPLWGMLKKRELRKSENHKLVVYKRKRTNEEKVLV
- the ruvB gene encoding Holliday junction branch migration DNA helicase RuvB, yielding MEQDRMVDGHEHVTDQDFELSLRPERLRQYIGQAAIKSNLEVFIQAAKLRQEPLDHVLLFGPPGLGKTTLSHIIANEMDVNMRTVSGPSIERPGDLAAILTGLQPGDVLFIDEIHRLSSVVEEVLYPAMEDFFLDIIVGKGEEARSIRIDLPPFTLVGATTRAGSLTSPLRDRFGVHLRLEYYSDEDLQHIITRTAEVLGTSIDQESAREIAKRSRGTPRIANRLLKRIRDFQQVNQDDMIYIDTTKHALQLLQVDDQGLDYIDHKMMACIIEQYNGGPVGLDTIAVSIGEERVTIEDVYEPFLIQKGFLERTPRGRKATPFAYEHFHDFKE
- the yajC gene encoding preprotein translocase subunit YajC, which encodes MSSLISLLPLILLFVVMWFFMIRPQQKRAKEHREMVEQLQSGQRVTTIGGIKGTVRAVDETTAVLTVNGKGTEMTFEKQAIKQVDPS
- the queA gene encoding tRNA preQ1(34) S-adenosylmethionine ribosyltransferase-isomerase QueA, whose amino-acid sequence is MNIEAFDYDLPESLIAQTPLKARDTSRLLFLNKTTGDIEDLHFKDILRFFRPGDTLVLNDTKVMPARLFGVKVETNAQVEMLMLTQIEGNDWEVLLKPAKRIKVGQSLSFGDGKIIATCIKTLEQGGRVMRLTYDGILQERLDELGEMPLPPYIKERLDDKDRYQTVYAKETGSAAAPTAGLHFTDTLLEEVQNKGVRLAFVTLHVGLGTFRPVSVENIDDHKMHSEYYTVSQETADLLNQTHAEGHRIISVGTTTTRTLETIRRDYDTFVATSGWTDIFIYPGFEFKAIDGLITNFHLPKSTLVMLVSAFSTRQYVLNAYRHAVQEGYRFFSFGDAMIII
- the recJ gene encoding single-stranded-DNA-specific exonuclease RecJ, which translates into the protein MIRPKYQWLTSHNDQTISQDVIQQFNITPIMQHILEGKGIVSEHEIAQLLAPDTQHDVHLLSDISKAVTRIQQAIDEEAPILVYGDYDADGVTSTTIMVDALRRLGAVVGWYIPNRFTEGYGPSEHAFRNAVDEGVSLIITVDNGIQGHHEIDIVQSLGVDVIVTDHHEIGETLPNAYAIVHPMHPEYNYPCRHLCGAGVALKVAEALLQHDIPHTYWGLAAIGTVADLVPLTDENRLIVKRGLQYLNEHRPLSITALLKEASYEDEITEETIGFLIGPRLNAVGRLEDAQLAVELLMAEDEEEAHFLAEQVAHFNQERKDIVSQIAEEALAMAEDYVERGDRFLVLAQRDWHEGVLGIVASRIVETYHLPTMVLNIDESQAHAKGSARSIEQVSMFEALSQQSDWIDKFGGHHMAAGLTLSIENIEVLRQNLNKWMDKQYEGVSLQPTQSVDAVLAVEDITVDNIQALNRLRPFGTGFQKPILQLNHMPIKQVKAIGQQQNHLKVSFDVQQNLQGLYWNQGALAGELMVGQTIDVIGALQVNEWNGNRSAQMVLTDIASDERQILDYRSKSKKLPHFDDDAQVCYCIHPSRDKKKENEFYYGESIPEMYDKCVLLDLPLTMEDFRAAFQNLSASQIYLVFAHERSIYFEGMPPKAQFKACYKAILQRGKTNLAQEGVALCQHLNIKPDMLKFILKVFLDLNLITQKDGIIEVVTQSDKRDITSSRVYQARLQRMEVEKYLLYDEFRAVQVAIEKELSRAN